A genomic region of Rhizobium sp. NXC24 contains the following coding sequences:
- the pstA gene encoding phosphate ABC transporter permease PstA — MENAIRQNLVSRRYGKNRVMMALCFLAAILGIFFLSVILVTLLYRGVSALSLDVFTMSIPAQGSRGGLINAIYGTVLVTGCAILIAAPIGILAGTYLVEYANGTKLAEAAKFINDILLSAPSIIIGVFVYGLVVVPMHGNSAIAGILALALIALPVVNRTTQDMLLLVPNALREATAALGAPRWKSMMMVIYRSAWTGILTGILLAVARISGETAPLLFTAGYSKFMNAGVTGPIATLPVAINTLAADAGEDLKQLAWAGALIITVAILALNILARVLSGRRQ, encoded by the coding sequence ATGGAAAATGCAATTCGTCAGAATCTCGTGTCGAGGCGCTATGGGAAGAACCGCGTGATGATGGCCTTGTGCTTCCTCGCGGCCATCCTCGGCATATTCTTTCTCAGCGTGATCCTTGTGACCCTGCTTTATCGCGGCGTATCGGCACTCAGCCTCGACGTCTTCACGATGTCGATCCCGGCGCAGGGCTCGCGCGGTGGTCTGATCAACGCGATCTATGGCACCGTGCTGGTCACGGGCTGCGCCATCCTGATCGCCGCGCCGATCGGCATTCTCGCCGGCACCTATCTGGTGGAATATGCCAACGGCACCAAGCTTGCCGAGGCCGCCAAGTTCATCAACGACATCTTGCTGTCCGCACCCTCGATCATCATCGGCGTGTTCGTCTACGGCCTCGTGGTCGTGCCCATGCACGGCAACTCCGCCATCGCCGGCATCCTCGCGCTGGCGCTGATCGCCCTTCCGGTCGTCAACCGCACGACGCAGGATATGCTGTTGCTGGTGCCAAATGCGCTTCGTGAGGCGACCGCCGCGCTCGGCGCGCCGCGCTGGAAGTCCATGATGATGGTGATCTACCGTTCCGCCTGGACCGGCATCCTCACCGGCATCCTGCTGGCCGTCGCCCGTATCAGCGGCGAAACCGCGCCGCTTCTCTTCACCGCCGGTTACAGCAAATTTATGAATGCGGGCGTGACCGGTCCAATCGCCACGCTGCCGGTTGCCATCAACACGCTCGCCGCCGATGCAGGTGAGGATCTCAAACAACTGGCTTGGGCCGGCGCGCTGATCATCACCGTTGCCATCCTAGCCCTTAACATCCTTGCCCGTGTCTTGAGTGGGCGCCGCCAGTGA
- a CDS encoding GGDEF domain-containing protein produces the protein MLNITTGLTIWCSEAITLATVLFFAWRHDRQTPAYLMWSLGFTVSAVGFALVAARGFIPDFLSIEVGNGIALLGESAWIAGFCWMDNRRLDWRALFPPAIWFAGVELPWIHESFVNRVILYDLAGAVGATLLAAAVRPAEGRREGVRGLLGFVFMALACLCFVSAMSMTLLQLNLEEAQSYRSYSALGSALLITTAIALTGKLMMERSERRWRAISVTDTLTGVLNRRGLQDYFELVAGKTTKDSQKIATLLFDLDHFKAINDRYGHQTGDIVLAEFARIGRQFVPRNGAFGRMGGEEFTAFILVDDQAEAEAIAETIRLDFCRVPLLAGRSLVPATVSIGLAIMPCENANWDRLVSAADRALYAAKRGGRNCTIVFSEAEAAMATDTPPDPNGGELVPTLDDQIHALRRLGTLARM, from the coding sequence GTGCTCAATATCACAACGGGCCTCACCATCTGGTGTTCGGAAGCGATTACGCTCGCAACCGTGCTTTTCTTTGCCTGGCGGCATGATCGCCAGACGCCTGCCTATTTGATGTGGTCGCTGGGCTTCACCGTCAGCGCCGTCGGGTTCGCCCTCGTGGCAGCGCGCGGCTTCATTCCGGATTTCCTGTCGATCGAAGTCGGCAACGGCATCGCTCTGCTCGGCGAAAGTGCCTGGATCGCCGGCTTTTGCTGGATGGACAATCGCCGGCTGGACTGGCGGGCGCTGTTCCCGCCGGCCATCTGGTTTGCCGGGGTCGAACTGCCTTGGATTCACGAGAGTTTCGTCAATCGCGTCATCCTCTACGATCTCGCTGGCGCGGTCGGCGCGACGTTGCTCGCCGCTGCGGTCCGCCCGGCGGAAGGCCGGCGCGAAGGGGTGCGCGGTCTGCTCGGCTTCGTTTTCATGGCGCTCGCCTGCCTTTGCTTCGTTTCCGCCATGTCGATGACGCTTCTGCAGCTCAACCTTGAGGAAGCGCAGAGCTATCGCAGCTACTCCGCCCTTGGCAGCGCGTTGCTGATCACCACGGCAATCGCACTCACTGGCAAGCTGATGATGGAGCGGTCCGAACGACGCTGGCGGGCTATATCGGTCACGGATACGCTGACGGGCGTGCTGAACCGACGCGGCCTGCAGGATTATTTCGAACTTGTCGCCGGAAAGACGACCAAAGACTCGCAGAAGATCGCCACGCTGCTGTTCGATCTCGATCACTTCAAGGCGATCAACGACCGTTATGGCCACCAGACGGGCGATATCGTGCTTGCCGAATTCGCTCGCATCGGACGACAGTTCGTGCCTCGCAACGGCGCATTCGGCCGCATGGGTGGCGAGGAATTTACCGCCTTCATCCTCGTAGACGACCAAGCGGAGGCCGAGGCGATCGCCGAGACGATCCGCCTGGACTTCTGCCGTGTGCCGCTGCTTGCCGGCCGCTCGTTAGTGCCAGCGACCGTCAGCATCGGTCTGGCGATCATGCCATGCGAAAACGCCAATTGGGACCGATTGGTTTCCGCCGCAGATCGGGCGCTTTATGCCGCCAAGCGCGGCGGCCGCAATTGCACGATCGTCTTCAGCGAGGCGGAAGCGGCAATGGCCACCGATACCCCGCCCGATCCGAACGGCGGCGAGCTTGTGCCGACACTCGATGATCAGATTCATGCGCTGCGCCGCCTCGGTACGCTGGCACGGATGTAA
- the clpP gene encoding ATP-dependent Clp endopeptidase proteolytic subunit ClpP yields the protein MRNPVDTAMALVPMVVEQTNRGERSYDIYSRLLKERIIFLTGPVEDQMATLVCAQLLFLEAENPKKEIALYINSPGGVVTAGMAIYDTMQFIKPAVSTLCIGQAASMGSLLLAAGDKDMRFATPNSRIMVHQPSGGFQGQASDIERHARDIIKMKRRLNEVYVKHCGRTYEEVEQTLDRDHFMSSDEAKEWGLIDKVLTSRTEMEGETPA from the coding sequence ATGAGAAATCCAGTCGATACAGCTATGGCTCTGGTGCCGATGGTTGTTGAGCAGACCAACCGCGGGGAACGGTCTTACGACATCTATTCTCGCCTGCTGAAGGAACGCATCATCTTCCTGACGGGCCCGGTCGAAGATCAAATGGCGACGCTGGTCTGCGCCCAGCTTCTCTTCCTCGAGGCGGAAAACCCGAAGAAAGAAATCGCGCTCTACATCAATTCCCCGGGCGGCGTTGTCACCGCCGGCATGGCAATCTATGACACCATGCAGTTCATCAAGCCCGCCGTATCCACGCTTTGCATCGGCCAGGCCGCCTCGATGGGCTCGCTGCTGCTTGCGGCCGGCGACAAGGACATGCGTTTCGCCACGCCGAATTCCCGCATCATGGTTCACCAGCCTTCCGGCGGCTTCCAGGGTCAGGCTTCGGACATCGAGCGTCACGCCCGCGACATCATCAAGATGAAGCGCCGCCTGAACGAAGTCTACGTCAAGCATTGCGGCCGGACTTACGAAGAGGTTGAACAAACGCTCGATCGTGACCATTTCATGTCCTCCGATGAGGCGAAGGAATGGGGTCTGATCGACAAGGTGCTGACGTCTCGTACTGAAATGGAAGGTGAAACCCCCGCCTGA
- the pstB gene encoding phosphate ABC transporter ATP-binding protein PstB, translating into MLAKLEVKNLDFTYQNGHRVLKGVNMNIRKNAVTAFIGPSGCGKSTLLRTFNRMYDLYPGQTVGGEILLDGRNILAKDVDLNDLRAKVGMVFQKPTPFPMSIYENVAFGIRLYEKISKAEMDARVEAALTETALWSEVKEKLHQSGLGLSGGQQQRLCIARAIAVKPSVLLLDEPTSALDPISTAKVEELVSQLKGEFTVVIVTHNMQQASRISDNTAFMYLGELIEYGATEQIFQAPKVKRTEDYITGRYG; encoded by the coding sequence ATGCTCGCGAAACTTGAGGTGAAGAACCTCGATTTCACCTATCAGAACGGCCATCGCGTTCTGAAGGGTGTGAACATGAACATCCGCAAAAATGCGGTCACCGCCTTCATCGGCCCTTCGGGTTGCGGCAAGTCCACGCTGCTGCGCACCTTCAACCGGATGTATGATCTCTATCCGGGCCAGACTGTTGGCGGCGAGATCCTGTTGGATGGCCGCAATATCCTCGCCAAGGACGTCGATCTGAACGATTTGCGTGCCAAGGTCGGCATGGTGTTCCAGAAGCCCACGCCGTTCCCGATGTCGATCTATGAAAACGTCGCTTTCGGCATCCGGCTCTATGAGAAGATTTCCAAGGCGGAAATGGACGCCCGCGTCGAAGCGGCGCTGACTGAAACTGCGCTTTGGAGCGAAGTGAAGGAAAAGCTGCACCAGAGCGGACTTGGCCTTTCCGGCGGCCAGCAGCAGCGTCTCTGCATCGCCCGCGCCATCGCGGTGAAGCCATCCGTGTTGCTTCTCGACGAGCCGACTTCGGCTCTCGATCCTATCTCGACCGCCAAGGTCGAGGAATTGGTCTCGCAGCTTAAGGGCGAGTTCACGGTCGTCATCGTGACGCACAACATGCAGCAGGCGAGCCGTATCTCCGACAACACCGCCTTCATGTATCTAGGTGAGTTGATCGAATACGGCGCGACCGAGCAGATTTTCCAGGCGCCGAAGGTCAAGCGCACGGAAGACTACATCACCGGCCGTTACGGCTGA
- a CDS encoding cytochrome P450 — MTTSSVFSIDPVARRVSLNARDPAFYNNPNAVYAALHAECPTFYWEQQKQWYFTGYDHVNGLLRDRRFGRQILHIASREELGLPAPQPHLKNFDLAEQHSLLEIEPPEHTRLRTLVNRAFVSRHVEKMKPELAELANRLIDNFEEKSEVELLSAFADIIPVTMIARMIGIPEEMGPQLLKWSHAYVRMYIFGRTPEDELAADQAAKEFADYVKTVIRERRANPQDDLLTHMITTEHKGQYLTEDELVSTTIVLLNAGHEATVHQIGNSVRVILENGYAPAALFKDEATTERTVEETLRICAPVHVFQRWCLEPAEIDGVSFQRGDKVALILAAANLDPTKFSDPLTFKPDRNEAPNLSFGAGIHFCIGAPLARLELNVVLPILFERLPGLTLKKTPEVKDLYQFHGLDKLELSW, encoded by the coding sequence ATGACCACATCCTCCGTTTTCTCCATCGATCCCGTGGCGCGTCGCGTGTCCCTCAATGCGCGCGATCCCGCCTTCTACAACAATCCGAACGCCGTCTATGCCGCCCTGCATGCCGAATGTCCCACCTTCTATTGGGAACAGCAGAAGCAATGGTATTTCACCGGCTATGACCATGTGAACGGCCTGCTGCGCGACCGCCGCTTCGGCCGGCAGATCCTGCATATCGCCAGCCGCGAAGAACTCGGCCTGCCCGCGCCGCAGCCGCATCTCAAAAATTTCGATCTTGCCGAACAACATTCACTGCTCGAAATCGAGCCGCCCGAGCACACGCGGCTGAGAACCCTCGTCAACCGCGCCTTCGTCTCCCGTCACGTCGAGAAGATGAAGCCGGAGCTGGCGGAGCTCGCCAACCGGCTGATCGATAATTTCGAAGAAAAAAGCGAAGTCGAACTGCTGTCGGCCTTTGCCGATATCATTCCCGTCACCATGATCGCGCGGATGATCGGCATTCCGGAAGAGATGGGGCCGCAATTGCTGAAGTGGTCGCATGCCTATGTACGCATGTACATATTCGGCCGCACGCCCGAAGACGAGCTTGCCGCCGATCAGGCAGCCAAGGAATTTGCCGACTACGTGAAAACGGTCATTCGCGAGCGCCGCGCCAATCCGCAGGACGATCTCCTCACGCATATGATCACAACCGAGCATAAGGGCCAGTATCTGACCGAGGACGAGCTGGTCTCAACGACGATCGTGCTGCTCAATGCCGGCCACGAGGCGACGGTGCATCAGATCGGCAATTCCGTCCGTGTCATTCTGGAGAACGGCTACGCACCTGCCGCGCTTTTCAAGGATGAGGCGACGACGGAGCGTACTGTCGAGGAAACGCTGCGAATCTGCGCGCCCGTGCATGTCTTCCAGCGCTGGTGCCTGGAGCCGGCAGAAATCGACGGCGTGTCCTTCCAGCGTGGCGATAAGGTGGCGTTGATTCTCGCCGCCGCCAATCTCGACCCCACGAAGTTCTCCGATCCCCTCACCTTCAAGCCCGACCGCAACGAAGCACCCAATCTCTCCTTCGGCGCCGGTATCCATTTCTGCATCGGCGCGCCGCTGGCGCGGCTGGAATTGAACGTGGTGCTGCCGATCCTGTTCGAACGCCTGCCCGGCCTGACGCTCAAGAAGACGCCGGAGGTCAAGGATCTCTATCAATTCCACGGCCTCGACAAGCTGGAACTGAGCTGGTGA